GATCCTGACCCTCGGGTGCGAGCTTTCGGCAAGGCGGGCGAGGTCCTCGGCATCGTCCCAGATGATATTGAAATAGCCGATGATCTTCTGGATCAGCGTCCAGGTCGGCGCGCCGCGGCGGCCGTGCTCGAGCGCCGACAGATAGGCGGCGCTGACGCCGATCGCCTCGGCCATCGCCTTCTGGCTGACGCCGCGCTCGGCGCGCAGCGCCCTGAGCTTCTCGCCGAACGGAGTCATGTCGACCTGCTCATCACCAGGCCCCTCATTGCCGAGCCGCTCATTGCGAGCTCCTCATGGGCGCGTCCGCCGCAGCCGCACATAGAGCGCGCCCGAGCCGCCATGGTTGCGGGCGGCGTGATCGTGGCTGGAGACGAGATGGCGGAAGGCCGGGGTCGACAGCCAGGCCGGCACGGCGCGGCGCAGGATGCCGTCGCCGCCCGAGGACGACCCCTTGCCGGTGATGATCAGAACATAGCGGATGCCGCCGGCATGCGCCCGATGCAGGAAGGCGAGCAGCAGCGAATAGGCCTCGTCCTGCGTCATGCCGTGCAGGTCGACGCGGCCTTCGATCGGCAGCCGGCCTTTTTTCAGCTTGTGCAGCGTCTGGTCATCGAGCGAATGCGAGACATGCGGCGTCTTCGGTTTTGCCGCGACGGGCGGGACACCGTTGACGGAAGCGGCGGCCGGCGTCGGCTTGGGCTCGATAATTTCGGGAATCTCGACCGCGGCCTTGCGTTTCAACGGCCGGGCCGAACGCGCCACCAGGTTCCACAGGATGCGGTCGTCGTCGCTGAGATGGTCGTCGCGGCGGCTCACCGGGTCGCTCCATTCAGAAGCCCACGCGGAACCAACGCATAGAAATCGGCCGCATTGCGGACCACGCCGGCGATCTCGCCAGCGGCGTCGCCCGAGCCGGCGAAGAGGTCGCCGCGCGCCGGCCCGGTGATGGCCGAGCCGGTGTCCTGCGCGATCATCAGCCGCCGGAACGGTTTTTCATCGAAGGCGGTGAGCGTCGGCGCGTCGATATAGAAGGGCGTGCCGAATGTGTGCAGCAGGCGATCGACCGCGACCGAGCGCCCCGGCGTCAGCGGCACCTTGGCGGCGGCGATCGGCCCAAGCGCGGCATCGTCGACTGCAGCCTCGCGGAAGAAGATGTAGGAGCGGTTCTGCCAGAGGATCTCGTCGACGCGGCTAGGATGCGCCTCGAACCAGGCGCGGATCGACTGCATCGTCACCTTTTCCAGCGGGATCTCGCCGAGCTCGCTCAGAATCTTGCCCGGGCCAATGAAGCGCTGTCCTGATTTCGCGGCATAGGTGACGCGGGCGAGCCTGCCGTCGGTCATCTTCAGCCTAGCTGCGCCCTGCACATGGATGAAGAAGGCATCGACCTTTTCGGCGAGCCAGGCAATCTCGAGATTTTGGCCTAAGAGCGCACCGCGCTCGATTTCGCCGCGGTCGAAATATTCGACCGGAGCATTATCCGTCCGACGGGCGAAGGCCAGATAAGGATCCATGCCGGCCGGCCGGTTGCCGTCGTCGATGTCGATCAGATCGGCGGGGCGGGACAGCAGTGGCACTACGAACCGCTCCGTCCTGACCGGCGACGCCTCGACCTCCGGCTCGTAGAAGCCGGTGACGAGGCCCGAGCCGTTTTCGGCGCTCACCAGCATCGGCACGAAATGCCGCTCGAAGAAGGACCGCGCCTCGGACCGATTCGGCGCCGAAACGGCGCGGGCCTCAGCATAGGCCTCGGCAAAGGCATTGAAATCGACCCCGAGCGAGCCGGTGCGATAGGGTTTTACGGGTGCATGAAGGGCCGAGCGGCGAAAGGCCGCGAAAGCCGCAGCATGGTCGTCCTCGCCCCAGCCGGGCAGGTCATCAAAAGATTTTTCGTTGAATATGGGAGAGAGCGGCACGACCGAGCCCCGCCGCTTGATCTCAATCTTCTTCTTCGGTGGCGACGAGCTTCCAGTTCGGGTCGCGCGAGCGTGTGTCGCGGGCGAAGGTCCAGACATCCTTGACCTCGGCCACCGTTTCCGGATCGCCGTCGATGACGGCGCCGGCCTTGTCGCGGGTCGCCGAGATCAGCTCGGAAACGACGCGCAGCGTGATATGCGCTTCGGAGCCCTTCATCTCCGCGGCGACGATGTCGGCTTTGTCGATGCCGACGAAGGAGGACTGGATCTTCTCTGACTTCGCCTCGCGCTCGCCGATGGCGGCGACGAACCCGTCATAGACTTCGCGCGACAGGAGATTCTTCAGCGTCTTACGGTCGCCGTCGGCATAGGCCATGACGATCATCTCATAGGCCATCTTGGCGCCGTCGACGAAGGTTTTGGGTTCGAAGGACGGATCGTTGTCCTTGATCGTGCGCAGGCCTTTGTTGAGATCGGTGTCCGGCTTGGCGAAGGCGTCGATCGCGGCATAGGTCTCGGCTGAGGATTCGCCCGGTGCGCGCTTGCGTGGCAGCGACACGACATTTTCCGGCTTCTGCGCCGCATCGGCCTCGCGCGTGCGGCTCGCCGAATAGGGATCGAAGGGCGGGCGCTCGTTGCCGGTGCGACGTCCGAGCACGTTGCGCAGCTGGAAAAAGATCACAACCGCCGCAATCAGAAAGAAAATCGTGCCGAAGTCGAAGAAACCCATATTTTCCGCCAACTCGAACCCTGTTCTTGCCCGACCGGCGTGACCCCCCTCGGGGACCGCGGTCGCATAGCGTTCAACACTCAAAGCATATAGAACGGCAGGCGCAATCATTCAAATCAAAGGCAGCCATACCTATCTAAAGGCGCCAAGGCCAGCGGCGATTGTCCGCGAGCGCCCAAAAGAAGAAAGCGATCGGTCGAGACTTTGCGCATTTCCTTCATCCCGCTGTTCCTGCTCCTGCTGCCGCTGCTGGAGATCGCCGGCTTCGTGGTCGTCGGCCGCGAGATCGGCGCCTTGGCGACGGTCGGGCTGGTCATCCTGTCCAGCGTCGCCGGCAGCCTGCTGCTCAGGCACCAGGGTTTCGGCGTCATGACGCGGGTGCGGGCCGAGATGGATGCCGGGCATGATCCCAGCCGGCAGCTCGTCCATGGCGCGATGATCGTGCTGGCGGCGATCCTTTTGATCATCCCTGGCTTCATCACCGATATCTTCGCCATTCTCCTGCTGCTGCCGCCGGTGCGCGACTTCGCCTGGCGCCTGCTCAAGAGCCGCATCGTCATGGCGACCAGCTTCTCGAGCGGCTTTTCGGCGCGCCGGCGCGAGACCGTCATCGATCTGGACGACAGCGACTATTCGCGCGACGATTATCCGAACCGTCCGGACCACAATTCGCCGTGGCGGCGGCTGAAAAACGATTAGTCCCAGGGCCTTTGCCCGATAAAGCGGCAAAACTTGTTTTGTCCGGCGGGCCATGGTAGCGAACCCGCGATTTCAATCCGGTCAGCAATGCTGCCCAGGCAGAAGGACTTAAAGGCTCATGGCCAGCAACGATGACGCGGCGACCGGCGCCGCCAACGGCAACGGCACCCAGAACCAGCCCTCGCTCAATGTGCTTGCCCAGTATGTGAAGGATCTTTCCTTCGAAAGCCCCGGCGCGCCGAACTCGCTGCGCGGCCGCGACAAGGCCCCAGGCATCGCCATCAACGTCAACGTCAACGCCAATCCGCTTTCGGACAAGCAGTTCGACGTCAACCTGACCTTGAACGCCAAGGCCTCCTTCGACCAGGAAGTGCTGTTCAATGTCGAGCTGGTCTATGGCGGCGTCTTCGCCATCTCGGGCTTCCCGCAGGAGCACATGCTGCCGATCCTGTTCATCGAATGCCCGCGGCTCCTGTTCCCCTTCGCCCGCCAGATCATCTCCGACGCCACCCGCAATGGCGGCTTTCCGCCGCTGATGCTCGACCCGATCGATTTCGCCCAGATGTTCCAGCAGCGCATCGCCGAGGACCAGGCCGCTAGCAAGGTCCAGGTGAGCTGAGAAGATTCGCTTTGGCGATTGAAGAGCCCGGCTTCGTGCCGGGCTTTTTTGTTGGAGATGCCGGAGATTGGCGAAAACCTCCGGACGGTCGTCATTCTAGGGCGGAGCAAGGAGCGAAGCGACGCGCGCAGACCCTAGAATCCATGCCGTGACGCTAAGGCGTTGCCACGGTTATAGAATTCTGCACCGTTGCACCCTACGGCGGCGGTCACGGCATGGATACTCGGGTCAAGCCCGAGTATGACCACGTCACGGAGGGATTCGGCCAATCGCGCGGATCAGCGCCACAAGCGCCCGCTCAGCCCACCGCCACTTTCAGCCACAGCGCCTTTTCGCCGAGCGTCGAAACCAGCCCGGCATGCGCGGCGCGGTCCGCTTCGTTCAAGCGCGGCGGCAGGGCAATGGGCCGCGCGCCGATGGAGATGTCGATATCGGCCACCTCGCCGGCGCCGTTCATCTGCATAGACACGGTTTCCAGCACCAGCGCCGCCTGCTTGCCGCCGATGAGCTCGATATAGACCTCGGCCAGCAATTCGGAGTCGAGCAGCGCGCCGTGCTTGGTGCGGCGCGTGTTGTCGATGCCGTAGCGGCGGCAGAGCGCATCGAGCGAGTTCGGGCCCATCGGATGCTTGCGGCGCGCCAAAGCGAGGGTGTCGATGATGCGGCCGGGATCGATGGCCGGATGGTCGAGCCGGCTGTATTCGAGGTTGAGGAAGCCGAGGTCGAAGGTGGCGTTGTGGGCGATCAGCTTGGCGCCGTCGGTGAAGGCCAGCCACTCATCGACGATTTCGGCGAAGGTCGGCTTGCCGACCAGGTCAGCGGCGCTGATGCCGTGCACGGCCTGGGCCTCGGCGTGGATGGCGCGGCCCTGCGGGTTGATGAATTTGTGGAAGGTGCGGCCGGTCGGGAAACGGTTGACCAGCTCGACGCCGCCGAGCTCGATGATGCGGTCTTCGCGCAAATCGAGGCCGGTGGTTTCCGTATCGAAGATGATCTCACGCATTTCGAATCAATCCGCTCCAAGGAGC
This region of Mesorhizobium sp. M2A.F.Ca.ET.046.03.2.1 genomic DNA includes:
- the secB gene encoding protein-export chaperone SecB, which translates into the protein MASNDDAATGAANGNGTQNQPSLNVLAQYVKDLSFESPGAPNSLRGRDKAPGIAINVNVNANPLSDKQFDVNLTLNAKASFDQEVLFNVELVYGGVFAISGFPQEHMLPILFIECPRLLFPFARQIISDATRNGGFPPLMLDPIDFAQMFQQRIAEDQAASKVQVS
- a CDS encoding Tim44/TimA family putative adaptor protein, whose product is MGFFDFGTIFFLIAAVVIFFQLRNVLGRRTGNERPPFDPYSASRTREADAAQKPENVVSLPRKRAPGESSAETYAAIDAFAKPDTDLNKGLRTIKDNDPSFEPKTFVDGAKMAYEMIVMAYADGDRKTLKNLLSREVYDGFVAAIGEREAKSEKIQSSFVGIDKADIVAAEMKGSEAHITLRVVSELISATRDKAGAVIDGDPETVAEVKDVWTFARDTRSRDPNWKLVATEEED
- a CDS encoding Smr/MutS family protein, coding for MSRRDDHLSDDDRILWNLVARSARPLKRKAAVEIPEIIEPKPTPAAASVNGVPPVAAKPKTPHVSHSLDDQTLHKLKKGRLPIEGRVDLHGMTQDEAYSLLLAFLHRAHAGGIRYVLIITGKGSSSGGDGILRRAVPAWLSTPAFRHLVSSHDHAARNHGGSGALYVRLRRTRP
- a CDS encoding murein transglycosylase A yields the protein MPLSPIFNEKSFDDLPGWGEDDHAAAFAAFRRSALHAPVKPYRTGSLGVDFNAFAEAYAEARAVSAPNRSEARSFFERHFVPMLVSAENGSGLVTGFYEPEVEASPVRTERFVVPLLSRPADLIDIDDGNRPAGMDPYLAFARRTDNAPVEYFDRGEIERGALLGQNLEIAWLAEKVDAFFIHVQGAARLKMTDGRLARVTYAAKSGQRFIGPGKILSELGEIPLEKVTMQSIRAWFEAHPSRVDEILWQNRSYIFFREAAVDDAALGPIAAAKVPLTPGRSVAVDRLLHTFGTPFYIDAPTLTAFDEKPFRRLMIAQDTGSAITGPARGDLFAGSGDAAGEIAGVVRNAADFYALVPRGLLNGATR
- a CDS encoding helix-turn-helix transcriptional regulator, giving the protein MTPFGEKLRALRAERGVSQKAMAEAIGVSAAYLSALEHGRRGAPTWTLIQKIIGYFNIIWDDAEDLARLAESSHPRVRIDTSGLSPAATELANLLAESIERLDEEQLRKITASVRAALRR
- the dnaQ gene encoding DNA polymerase III subunit epsilon, whose product is MREIIFDTETTGLDLREDRIIELGGVELVNRFPTGRTFHKFINPQGRAIHAEAQAVHGISAADLVGKPTFAEIVDEWLAFTDGAKLIAHNATFDLGFLNLEYSRLDHPAIDPGRIIDTLALARRKHPMGPNSLDALCRRYGIDNTRRTKHGALLDSELLAEVYIELIGGKQAALVLETVSMQMNGAGEVADIDISIGARPIALPPRLNEADRAAHAGLVSTLGEKALWLKVAVG
- a CDS encoding FxsA family protein, producing the protein MRISFIPLFLLLLPLLEIAGFVVVGREIGALATVGLVILSSVAGSLLLRHQGFGVMTRVRAEMDAGHDPSRQLVHGAMIVLAAILLIIPGFITDIFAILLLLPPVRDFAWRLLKSRIVMATSFSSGFSARRRETVIDLDDSDYSRDDYPNRPDHNSPWRRLKND